The following coding sequences are from one Halomonas sp. HAL1 window:
- the ppx gene encoding exopolyphosphatase, which translates to MPKDISLPIAASNAEADSGAPQRFAAIDLGSNSFHLLVANYQHERLQVVARLGEKVQLAAGLDDDGMLSEAAMQRALDCLGRFAPFLSDITNANLRIVGTNALRDAHNSQAFIERAEAQLGHAIEIIAGREEARLIYLGAAHALAESGRRLIVDIGGGSTEFIIGEAFEPKALESLRMGCVTFSRRFFPDGELNEKRMRRAELAALSELANIQRPYQRLGWDDPVGSSGTIKAAASVLYAYGDTPHEGVITRGGLKKLRERLLKCKQLEKVELEGLKADRAKVFPAGIAILGAIFEAFDLTQMRFADGALREGVLYDMAGRNTAEDSRSKSLESLQRTYDVDTRQGLNVADTAERLFHQIRHAWSLNPDQARYLQWASHVHEIGLAISHSQFHRHGAYLLEHSDLAGFSRPEQRRLAFLVRAHRRKFPLKEWQALPDAQQGVTQKLARLLRLAVLLNHSRPETAPSLPEISADSDSLTITLPASDEPTLLSTDLEQEQAFMEAAGFKLLIQQGKSDG; encoded by the coding sequence ATGCCCAAGGACATTTCGCTCCCCATTGCCGCCTCTAACGCCGAGGCAGACAGCGGTGCGCCGCAGCGTTTCGCCGCCATCGACCTGGGCTCTAACAGCTTTCACCTACTGGTGGCCAACTACCAGCATGAACGCCTCCAGGTGGTGGCCCGCTTGGGTGAAAAAGTGCAGCTCGCCGCAGGCTTAGACGATGACGGGATGCTGAGCGAGGCCGCTATGCAGCGCGCGCTAGACTGCTTAGGCCGCTTCGCGCCCTTTTTAAGCGATATTACCAACGCCAATTTGCGTATCGTGGGCACTAACGCGTTACGCGATGCGCATAATAGCCAAGCATTTATCGAACGCGCTGAGGCCCAATTAGGTCACGCCATCGAAATTATTGCTGGGCGCGAAGAGGCTCGGCTGATTTATTTGGGCGCCGCCCACGCTCTGGCCGAAAGTGGCCGTCGATTAATCGTCGACATTGGCGGCGGCTCGACCGAATTTATCATTGGCGAGGCGTTTGAACCCAAGGCGCTAGAAAGCCTACGCATGGGCTGCGTCACTTTTTCCCGACGCTTCTTCCCCGACGGTGAGTTGAACGAAAAGCGCATGCGCCGCGCCGAACTGGCGGCCCTTTCGGAGCTTGCCAATATTCAGCGCCCCTACCAGCGCCTGGGCTGGGATGACCCGGTCGGCTCCAGCGGCACGATCAAGGCCGCCGCCAGCGTGCTTTATGCCTACGGCGATACGCCCCACGAGGGTGTCATTACCCGCGGCGGCTTAAAGAAGCTGCGCGAGCGTCTGCTCAAGTGCAAACAGCTGGAAAAAGTCGAGCTAGAGGGCCTCAAAGCCGACCGCGCCAAGGTTTTCCCGGCGGGGATTGCCATTCTCGGGGCCATTTTTGAAGCCTTCGATTTAACTCAGATGCGCTTCGCCGACGGCGCTCTGCGTGAAGGCGTGCTCTACGATATGGCTGGGCGTAATACTGCAGAAGACTCGCGCTCGAAAAGCTTGGAGTCGCTGCAGCGCACCTACGATGTCGATACTCGCCAGGGGCTTAATGTCGCCGACACCGCTGAGCGCTTATTTCATCAAATACGCCATGCGTGGTCGCTCAACCCCGATCAAGCGCGCTATTTGCAGTGGGCTAGCCATGTGCATGAAATCGGCTTGGCGATTTCCCACAGCCAGTTCCATCGCCACGGCGCATATCTGCTGGAGCACTCCGATCTCGCCGGCTTCTCCCGCCCTGAACAGCGTCGGCTGGCGTTTTTAGTGCGCGCTCATCGACGCAAATTTCCGCTTAAAGAGTGGCAGGCTTTGCCCGACGCGCAACAGGGAGTGACGCAGAAGCTCGCCCGGCTGCTACGTTTAGCCGTACTGCTCAACCATTCGCGCCCTGAAACCGCTCCCTCGCTGCCGGAGATAAGCGCTGACAGCGATAGCCTGACAATTACGCTGCCTGCCAGTGATGAACCCACCCTGCTGAGTACCGACTTGGAGCAGGAGCAGGCATTTATGGAAGCCGCCGGTTTCAAGCTTTTGATACAGCAGGGAAAGTCTGACGGATGA
- the rho gene encoding transcription termination factor Rho, translated as MNLTELKQKTVPELLDIAREMGIDNLARSRKQDIIFAILKKHAKSGEDIYGDGVLEILQDGFGFLRSADSSYLAGPDDIYISPSQIRRFNLRKGDSISGKIRPPKEGERYFALLKVSQINFDRPENAKHKILFENLTPLFPDDRMRMEIGNGSTEDLTARIIDLTAPIGKGQRGLLVSPPKAGKTLMLQNIATSITRNNPECHLIVLLIDERPEEVTEMSRTVRGEVVASTFDEPPARHVQVAEMVIEKAKRLVEHKKDVVILLDSITRLARAYNTVVPSSGKVLTGGVDAHALEKPKRFFGAARNIEEGGSLTIIATALVDTGSKMDEVIFEEFKGTGNMEAHLDRKLAERRVFPAINIRRSGTRREDLLASEEEMQRMWILRKLLNPMEDTAATEFLIDRLKDTKTNLEFFEAMKRR; from the coding sequence ATGAATCTCACTGAACTCAAGCAAAAAACCGTTCCCGAGCTCCTCGATATCGCCCGTGAAATGGGTATTGATAACTTGGCCCGTTCGCGCAAGCAGGACATCATTTTCGCCATCCTCAAGAAACACGCCAAAAGTGGCGAGGATATTTACGGCGACGGTGTGCTGGAAATTCTTCAGGATGGCTTTGGCTTCCTGCGTAGCGCTGACAGCTCCTATCTCGCCGGTCCCGACGATATCTACATATCGCCTTCGCAGATCCGCCGCTTCAATCTGCGCAAGGGTGACTCCATTTCCGGCAAAATCCGTCCGCCGAAGGAGGGTGAACGTTATTTCGCCCTGCTGAAGGTCAGTCAAATCAACTTTGACCGTCCGGAGAATGCCAAACACAAGATCCTGTTTGAGAACTTGACGCCCCTGTTCCCAGACGATCGTATGCGTATGGAGATCGGTAACGGCTCCACGGAAGACCTTACCGCTCGGATCATTGATTTAACCGCGCCGATTGGTAAAGGCCAACGTGGTTTGCTGGTATCGCCGCCCAAGGCGGGTAAAACGCTGATGTTGCAAAACATTGCGACCTCCATCACGCGCAACAACCCAGAGTGTCATCTGATCGTACTGCTGATCGATGAGCGCCCAGAGGAAGTGACCGAAATGTCGCGCACCGTGCGTGGCGAAGTGGTGGCGTCGACCTTTGATGAGCCGCCCGCGCGTCACGTGCAAGTGGCCGAAATGGTCATTGAGAAAGCCAAGCGCTTGGTTGAGCACAAGAAAGACGTGGTCATCCTGCTCGACTCGATTACTCGTCTAGCGCGTGCCTACAACACCGTGGTACCCAGCTCCGGCAAAGTACTTACTGGTGGTGTCGATGCCCATGCGCTTGAGAAGCCGAAACGCTTCTTTGGTGCGGCGCGTAACATTGAAGAGGGCGGCAGCCTAACGATTATCGCCACGGCGCTGGTCGACACCGGCTCCAAGATGGACGAAGTCATCTTCGAAGAGTTCAAGGGTACCGGTAACATGGAAGCCCACCTGGACCGCAAACTGGCCGAGCGTCGCGTATTCCCGGCGATCAACATCCGCCGCAGCGGCACCCGTCGTGAAGACCTGTTGGCATCCGAGGAAGAAATGCAGCGCATGTGGATTCTGCGCAAGCTGCTCAACCCGATGGAAGACACCGCCGCGACTGAATTCCTGATTGACCGTCTGAAAGATACCAAGACCAATCTTGAGTTCTTTGAAGCGATGAAGCGCCGCTAG
- the ubiD gene encoding 4-hydroxy-3-polyprenylbenzoate decarboxylase translates to MKYKDLREFIAALEAQGELKRIHVEVDPYLEITEICDRTLRAGGPALLFENVKGHDMPLLGNLFGTPKRVALGMGQDSVEALREVGKLLAFLKEPDPPKGLKDAWDKLPIFKQVLSMGPKNVKHAPVQEVVYEDDEVDLGMLPIQHCWPGDAGPLVTWPLVITKGPLKKRQNLGIYRQQKIAKNRLIMRWLSHRGGALDFLEFQKAHPGEPFPVAVALGADPATILGAVTPVPDSLSEYAFAGLLRGSRTELVKCGHADLDVPASSEIILEGFIYPDDMAAEGPFGDHTGYYNEVDHFPVFTVTRMTMRRDAIYHSTYTGRPPDEPAILGLALNEVFVPILCKQFPEIVDFYLPPEGCSYRMAVVTMKKQYPGHAKRVMMGVWSFLRQFMYTKFVIVLDDDVDARNWEDVIWAITTRMDPARDTVMVENTPIDYLDFASPVSGLGSKMGLDATNKWPGETDREWGTPIVMDEAVKARVDERWEALGIGLELPPSRL, encoded by the coding sequence TTGAAGTACAAAGACTTGCGCGAGTTCATCGCGGCGCTTGAAGCGCAGGGTGAACTCAAGCGTATCCACGTCGAAGTCGATCCTTACCTGGAAATCACCGAAATTTGTGACCGCACGCTGCGTGCCGGTGGCCCGGCGTTGCTGTTTGAAAACGTCAAAGGCCACGACATGCCGCTGCTGGGCAACCTGTTTGGTACGCCCAAACGGGTGGCGCTGGGTATGGGGCAGGATTCGGTCGAAGCGCTCAGAGAAGTCGGTAAGCTGCTGGCGTTTTTAAAAGAGCCTGATCCACCTAAAGGCTTGAAAGATGCCTGGGACAAGCTGCCGATCTTTAAGCAAGTGCTTAGCATGGGGCCTAAAAACGTCAAGCATGCACCGGTGCAAGAGGTGGTGTATGAAGACGATGAGGTCGATCTTGGCATGCTGCCGATTCAGCACTGCTGGCCCGGCGATGCAGGGCCACTGGTGACCTGGCCACTGGTGATTACCAAAGGGCCGCTCAAGAAGCGTCAGAATCTTGGGATTTACCGTCAGCAGAAAATTGCTAAGAACCGCCTGATTATGCGCTGGCTCTCCCATCGTGGCGGCGCGTTGGATTTTCTGGAGTTCCAGAAAGCCCACCCAGGCGAGCCTTTCCCGGTCGCGGTGGCGCTTGGCGCCGACCCGGCGACGATTTTGGGCGCCGTGACGCCGGTGCCAGATTCACTTTCAGAATATGCTTTTGCAGGGCTGCTGCGCGGTTCACGGACGGAGTTGGTGAAGTGCGGTCATGCGGATCTGGATGTACCTGCATCGAGCGAGATCATTCTCGAGGGTTTTATCTACCCGGATGATATGGCAGCGGAAGGTCCCTTTGGTGACCACACCGGTTACTACAATGAGGTCGACCACTTCCCGGTATTTACCGTCACGCGGATGACCATGCGTCGTGATGCGATCTATCACTCCACCTACACCGGACGACCACCGGATGAGCCCGCGATTCTTGGGTTAGCGTTGAACGAAGTGTTTGTGCCGATCCTGTGTAAGCAGTTCCCCGAAATTGTCGACTTCTATCTTCCACCGGAAGGCTGCTCTTATCGTATGGCGGTCGTGACGATGAAGAAGCAGTACCCCGGCCACGCCAAGCGCGTCATGATGGGGGTATGGAGCTTTCTGCGTCAGTTCATGTACACCAAGTTTGTGATTGTGCTGGACGACGACGTGGATGCTCGCAATTGGGAAGATGTGATCTGGGCGATTACCACTCGGATGGATCCCGCACGGGACACCGTGATGGTCGAGAATACGCCGATCGATTACCTCGATTTCGCCTCGCCGGTCTCAGGCCTTGGCTCGAAAATGGGGCTTGATGCCACCAACAAGTGGCCGGGAGAGACCGATCGCGAATGGGGCACCCCTATTGTGATGGACGAAGCGGTTAAAGCGCGGGTAGATGAACGCTGGGAAGCCCTGGGCATAGGTCTGGAGTTACCGCCCTCTCGCCTTTGA
- a CDS encoding FAD-binding oxidoreductase → MSARTLTCQVTEVENLNPDVFGVTLAGRAEAMQHAPGQYLELKIDDTTWVPFSIASAERGDGIIELHIQHWPERDNSARLRELLQVANQLTLRLPGGDCVLDRQSERPLMLIAAGTGFSQMKAIIEAVLHEQPEREISLWWAAREHRDLYLEQLASSWAQTHANVSFHAVTELPLEEPMAVGERINHHQGRIDQVLKDAEITPATHDVYISGSPGMVYACLDVLDTKGVKLERVFSDVFAYAPRTT, encoded by the coding sequence ATGAGTGCAAGGACGTTGACTTGCCAAGTCACCGAGGTTGAGAACTTAAACCCCGATGTGTTTGGTGTAACGCTAGCCGGGCGCGCCGAAGCCATGCAGCATGCGCCGGGGCAATATTTAGAACTAAAGATAGACGACACAACCTGGGTACCGTTTTCGATTGCCAGCGCTGAACGGGGTGATGGCATCATTGAGCTACATATCCAACACTGGCCAGAGCGGGATAACTCAGCGCGGTTACGTGAGCTGCTTCAGGTGGCCAACCAGCTTACCTTGCGTTTGCCGGGTGGGGATTGCGTGTTGGATCGTCAGAGCGAGCGGCCACTAATGCTGATAGCCGCTGGCACCGGTTTCTCGCAGATGAAAGCGATTATTGAAGCAGTACTCCACGAGCAGCCAGAGCGTGAAATTTCGCTATGGTGGGCAGCGCGTGAACACCGCGACCTGTACTTGGAGCAATTGGCGAGTTCGTGGGCGCAAACCCATGCTAACGTCTCGTTTCATGCAGTGACCGAGCTTCCGTTAGAAGAGCCGATGGCAGTGGGCGAGCGGATCAACCACCACCAGGGGCGTATTGACCAGGTCTTGAAAGACGCAGAGATAACGCCGGCCACCCATGATGTATATATCTCGGGTTCACCAGGCATGGTATATGCCTGCTTGGATGTGCTCGACACGAAAGGCGTGAAGCTTGAGCGAGTGTTTTCGGATGTGTTTGCCTACGCCCCTCGAACTACTTAA
- a CDS encoding 3-deoxy-7-phosphoheptulonate synthase: MNAPISSVVNKPAVNTAQVTSRLTPTTPKRLPTPAELRQRVSLSDPLSEQIARQRHAVQQILSGHDDRLLVVVGPCSVHDPDAALEYADRLAALSEDVSGQILPVMRVYIEKPRTTVGWKGLAYDPDLDGSGDMPRGLALSRELMHAVAARGLPVATELLQPMLAPYLDDLLSWVAIGARTTESQLHRELASDLAAAVGFKNATSGDVQVAIDAMSAAAHPHQRFAVDPQGYPIVQQTTGNSHTHVVLRGGHGEPNYQTQHVRAATTALRNAGQNPRLMVDCSHANARKDHRRQSEVMLDVLAQRQSGEANLVALMLESHLFEGKQPLKPGAMRYGVSVTDACVGWETTEHLLKTAAERLS; the protein is encoded by the coding sequence ATGAATGCGCCCATCAGCTCTGTTGTAAATAAACCAGCCGTCAATACTGCCCAGGTCACATCGCGGCTTACGCCTACCACCCCCAAAAGGCTGCCTACCCCCGCCGAACTGCGTCAACGTGTCTCGTTAAGCGACCCGCTAAGCGAGCAAATTGCCCGCCAGCGTCACGCTGTACAGCAAATTTTAAGCGGTCACGATGACCGTCTACTCGTGGTGGTCGGCCCCTGCTCAGTGCACGACCCTGATGCCGCGCTTGAGTACGCCGACCGCTTGGCAGCACTCAGTGAAGACGTGAGCGGGCAGATATTACCCGTGATGCGTGTCTACATTGAAAAACCCCGCACCACCGTGGGTTGGAAAGGGCTGGCCTACGATCCTGATTTAGATGGCAGTGGCGATATGCCCCGCGGCCTGGCGCTCTCCCGTGAACTGATGCACGCCGTGGCGGCGCGTGGCCTGCCGGTGGCCACCGAGCTCTTGCAGCCGATGCTGGCACCTTACCTGGACGATTTGTTGAGCTGGGTCGCCATAGGCGCGCGCACCACTGAATCGCAGCTGCACCGGGAGCTAGCCAGTGATTTAGCCGCGGCGGTGGGGTTCAAAAATGCCACCAGCGGCGATGTTCAAGTTGCGATTGATGCTATGAGTGCGGCGGCCCACCCGCACCAGCGTTTTGCCGTCGATCCTCAAGGCTATCCGATCGTCCAGCAAACCACGGGCAACTCACATACCCACGTAGTACTGCGCGGTGGTCACGGTGAACCCAACTACCAGACTCAGCACGTACGTGCTGCTACCACCGCACTACGTAACGCGGGCCAAAACCCACGGCTGATGGTGGATTGCAGCCACGCTAACGCACGTAAGGATCACCGTCGCCAGAGCGAAGTGATGCTGGATGTACTCGCCCAGCGCCAGTCGGGGGAAGCCAATCTGGTGGCATTGATGTTGGAAAGCCATCTATTCGAAGGCAAGCAGCCGCTCAAGCCAGGCGCTATGCGCTACGGTGTTTCGGTGACCGATGCCTGCGTGGGCTGGGAGACTACCGAGCACTTACTTAAAACAGCCGCGGAGCGTTTGAGTTAA
- a CDS encoding DUF3087 family protein, protein MVFALEDHDPETYRRKARMISFAMAGQLIIFGLLFSMLLTTTFGSSLWLNALGVLLGLLATSALFAVLRERPWMTEVRYVWQLKHHLSQVSGYLSQLRKAVEENNRTALDLLTFYHQGMSQLAELNGRTTDDDSERLAEKMQVKIKREELGLPPQVESIDTHDLQAFKRG, encoded by the coding sequence ATGGTATTTGCCCTAGAAGATCACGACCCTGAGACTTACCGCCGTAAAGCCCGCATGATCAGTTTTGCCATGGCAGGGCAACTGATTATTTTTGGCCTGCTGTTCTCCATGCTGCTCACGACCACCTTTGGCAGCAGTCTTTGGCTCAACGCCCTTGGTGTACTACTTGGGTTACTGGCCACCAGTGCACTTTTTGCCGTGCTGCGTGAGCGCCCGTGGATGACCGAAGTACGCTATGTCTGGCAGCTCAAACATCACTTGTCGCAAGTCAGCGGCTACCTTTCCCAGCTACGTAAAGCAGTGGAAGAGAATAATCGCACAGCCTTGGACCTACTCACTTTCTATCACCAGGGCATGTCGCAGTTGGCAGAGCTTAACGGGCGTACCACCGACGACGACTCGGAGCGGCTGGCTGAAAAAATGCAGGTTAAGATCAAACGCGAAGAGCTGGGGTTGCCCCCCCAAGTTGAGAGCATTGATACGCATGACTTGCAGGCATTCAAGCGCGGGTAA
- a CDS encoding MliC family protein has product MNTLRVWSGAVFAAGVMVVLGGCAATPTAETAVANQATLDNRAPFLPSALFPGSAEQFAAWHCEPAKQHLVTATNTNDLRLWSLHGAWRLPQAVVASGARYQDGEISFWNRGDKALVETPRGQLQCSLAEQRDALTRAVKPGVMFFGQGNEPGWSVALAHDTPTLTMETNYGEERLELPYMVSVMDNEAGRVVIENADVEPFFRVRIDAGACFDNMSGKPFPARVTLTYGGEQYSGCGQGIAP; this is encoded by the coding sequence ATGAATACGTTAAGAGTATGGAGTGGTGCTGTTTTCGCAGCAGGCGTGATGGTCGTGCTAGGAGGGTGTGCAGCGACGCCCACCGCCGAAACAGCAGTTGCCAATCAAGCCACGCTAGATAACCGGGCTCCCTTCCTGCCTTCGGCGCTGTTTCCTGGCTCCGCTGAACAATTTGCCGCATGGCACTGCGAGCCTGCGAAACAACACTTAGTGACCGCGACCAATACCAACGATCTGCGCCTGTGGTCGCTGCACGGCGCATGGCGACTGCCACAAGCCGTTGTGGCCAGCGGTGCCCGTTATCAAGATGGTGAAATCAGCTTCTGGAATCGGGGTGACAAAGCGCTGGTAGAAACTCCGCGGGGGCAACTGCAGTGCTCTCTGGCCGAACAGCGTGACGCCTTAACTCGAGCGGTGAAGCCTGGCGTGATGTTCTTTGGCCAGGGTAACGAGCCGGGTTGGAGCGTTGCGTTAGCGCATGATACGCCGACGCTGACCATGGAGACGAACTATGGGGAAGAGCGCCTCGAATTACCTTATATGGTCAGTGTGATGGACAATGAAGCGGGACGAGTGGTTATCGAAAACGCCGACGTTGAGCCGTTTTTCCGCGTGCGCATTGACGCCGGTGCCTGTTTTGACAACATGAGCGGAAAGCCTTTCCCAGCAAGGGTCACCCTGACCTACGGTGGTGAGCAGTATAGCGGCTGTGGCCAGGGTATTGCCCCCTAG
- a CDS encoding metal-dependent hydrolase, giving the protein MDSVTQAALGAAIGGAVLGRRLGRKAILIGVVLGTLPDLDVIIDYGDAVANVTEHRGFSHSLFVLTGLATLLALLSARFAPIKAISLPRWWCFYTLILVTHPLLDALTTYGTQLLWPLDVTPTAWPIIFIIDPLYTLALLIALGFGLVSSRVRKACTWGLAISCVYLTMAAGAKVMIEQRIAPVLAEQGLQEAPLLIQPTPFNIVLWRATVMDGDRYYESLISVLDGNSPPRLEPLIRNAALEAPLLASLQGQRLAWFAGPFLRYEERWLDGKETLIATDIRLGFPGFHPFSFTLATLEEERWVPLAVSEQVESSSGIQMTTLSRLAARAAGNSSALCASDFVAQEWRAERVIYRC; this is encoded by the coding sequence GTGGATTCAGTCACGCAAGCTGCGCTTGGCGCAGCCATTGGCGGTGCCGTGCTGGGCCGGCGCTTGGGCCGAAAAGCCATTCTCATTGGTGTCGTGCTGGGCACCCTGCCTGATCTTGATGTGATAATCGATTACGGCGATGCCGTGGCCAATGTTACCGAGCATCGCGGCTTTAGCCATTCACTGTTTGTGCTAACGGGCTTGGCCACGCTGCTGGCACTACTGAGCGCACGCTTTGCGCCTATCAAGGCGATTAGCCTGCCCCGCTGGTGGTGCTTTTATACACTTATTCTGGTCACGCACCCGCTGCTTGATGCCCTTACCACCTACGGTACCCAGCTGTTGTGGCCACTTGATGTAACGCCTACGGCCTGGCCGATCATTTTCATTATCGACCCGCTTTATACCCTTGCCTTGCTCATCGCCCTGGGATTCGGTTTGGTCTCTTCGCGGGTAAGAAAGGCCTGCACTTGGGGGCTGGCCATCAGCTGTGTTTATCTGACCATGGCGGCTGGGGCGAAAGTAATGATTGAACAGCGTATCGCCCCAGTGCTGGCGGAGCAGGGGCTACAAGAGGCTCCCCTGCTGATTCAGCCAACCCCGTTCAATATTGTACTATGGCGCGCCACAGTGATGGATGGGGATCGCTATTATGAAAGTTTGATTAGTGTGCTTGACGGTAATAGCCCGCCACGTCTTGAACCACTGATTCGTAACGCAGCGCTGGAAGCCCCTCTTTTAGCTAGCCTGCAAGGGCAGCGCTTGGCGTGGTTTGCAGGGCCTTTTCTGCGCTATGAAGAGCGTTGGCTGGATGGTAAAGAGACGCTTATTGCCACCGATATACGGCTCGGCTTTCCAGGGTTTCATCCGTTTAGTTTCACCCTGGCTACGTTAGAAGAGGAGCGCTGGGTACCGCTGGCGGTGAGCGAACAAGTGGAAAGCTCAAGCGGCATTCAGATGACAACGCTCTCCCGGCTTGCCGCTCGCGCCGCGGGCAACTCCTCGGCCCTCTGCGCCAGCGACTTTGTAGCGCAGGAGTGGCGGGCCGAGCGTGTCATCTATCGCTGCTGA
- the gloA gene encoding lactoylglutathione lyase, protein MQYLHTMVRVSDLDASLRFYCDLLGLKEVRRKENEKGRFTLVFLAASFDEARSARLTAPELELTYNWDPEEYTGGRNFGHLAYRVDDIYALCQKLQDNGVTINRPPRDGHMAFVKSPDGISVELLQKGDALEPQEPWASMENTGSW, encoded by the coding sequence ATGCAATACCTACATACCATGGTACGTGTTAGTGACCTAGATGCTTCGCTACGTTTTTACTGCGATCTGCTGGGCCTTAAAGAAGTCCGTCGTAAAGAAAACGAGAAGGGCCGCTTTACGCTGGTGTTCCTTGCCGCCTCCTTTGATGAAGCGCGCTCGGCGCGTCTCACCGCTCCTGAGCTAGAGCTGACCTACAACTGGGATCCTGAAGAGTATACGGGCGGGCGCAACTTCGGCCACTTGGCTTACCGGGTCGACGATATTTATGCACTTTGCCAAAAGCTTCAAGACAACGGTGTAACCATCAACCGTCCGCCTCGCGATGGCCACATGGCGTTTGTAAAATCACCAGACGGTATCTCGGTTGAACTGCTGCAAAAAGGCGATGCACTCGAGCCACAAGAGCCCTGGGCGTCGATGGAAAATACCGGTAGCTGGTAG
- a CDS encoding META domain-containing protein, which translates to MTMKGWRLLPLLASTVLLLSACSSAPGPSTSPQGPSGSSLSGAIVDQRWNLLLLGTDERLSMPETPFFQISRDGSVSGHDGCNRLTGKVTLGENQRIEFSELATTRMACPQMDDAKRVTDMMETAYRYLIDHDRLVFFGPDSRVLGGWREGN; encoded by the coding sequence ATGACTATGAAAGGTTGGCGTTTATTGCCACTGCTCGCCTCCACTGTGCTCCTTTTAAGCGCCTGTAGCAGTGCGCCAGGGCCAAGCACATCGCCGCAAGGGCCGAGTGGTTCCTCGCTTTCGGGCGCGATTGTCGATCAGCGTTGGAATCTACTCTTGTTGGGCACCGATGAGCGGCTGTCGATGCCGGAAACGCCATTTTTCCAGATATCTCGTGATGGTAGCGTTAGCGGCCATGATGGCTGTAACCGCCTTACCGGTAAGGTGACGCTAGGGGAAAATCAGCGCATCGAGTTTAGCGAGTTGGCCACTACACGTATGGCATGCCCGCAAATGGATGATGCCAAACGCGTCACGGATATGATGGAAACCGCTTACCGTTACCTGATTGATCATGACCGTCTGGTCTTCTTTGGCCCGGATAGTCGGGTTTTAGGCGGTTGGCGCGAAGGCAATTAG
- a CDS encoding FAD-dependent oxidoreductase, with amino-acid sequence MTCPIKKLLLIGAGHAHAFVLEAFAKQPDPAIAITVVSDSPLAAYSGSVPAWLAGECTLRDTQIDVAALCQRAGAVFVPAPVVALDTAARHVTLANGDALSFDVASLNIGSTLALPTQHGNNLPHLLAMRPLGSLHHRWQALRDGIERLPQGGDQRVVSVGGGAAGCETLLSVLVQLRHQRPDIHWSGHLLSASRTLLPDSGRLPRWLLRRALARAGIQVHLQRRGESLVEGGVSTTQGGFIPGDIVLWATGAVGHNWLYDTQLPLDTQGFIQVEKTLEVVGQAGIFAAGDCAALDPPLPNAGVYAVRMGPHLADNLRRACHREALATWRPPKRVLALIGTGDGHAIASRGALGFSGRWVWEWKKRIDARFIARFNPPFED; translated from the coding sequence ATGACCTGTCCTATCAAAAAGCTGTTACTCATTGGGGCGGGTCATGCCCACGCCTTTGTGCTGGAAGCCTTTGCCAAGCAGCCCGACCCGGCCATCGCGATCACCGTGGTAAGCGATAGTCCTTTAGCAGCGTACTCCGGCAGCGTCCCGGCTTGGCTGGCGGGAGAATGTACACTGCGCGACACCCAGATCGACGTCGCGGCACTGTGCCAGCGGGCAGGGGCAGTGTTTGTGCCCGCGCCGGTGGTAGCCCTGGACACCGCAGCGCGCCACGTCACACTGGCCAACGGCGACGCGCTGAGCTTTGACGTAGCCTCCCTCAACATCGGCTCAACCCTGGCGTTGCCTACGCAGCATGGCAACAACCTTCCTCATCTTCTCGCTATGCGCCCGCTTGGCTCGCTACACCATCGCTGGCAGGCGCTGCGCGATGGCATTGAGCGGCTACCTCAAGGAGGAGACCAGCGCGTGGTGAGCGTCGGCGGCGGTGCAGCGGGCTGCGAAACCCTGCTGAGTGTGCTAGTTCAGTTGCGCCACCAACGCCCGGATATTCACTGGTCGGGGCACTTGCTCAGCGCATCGCGCACGCTACTGCCCGACTCAGGACGGCTGCCCCGCTGGCTGCTCCGGCGCGCCCTCGCCAGGGCAGGTATTCAGGTGCATCTTCAGCGGCGCGGGGAATCGCTGGTTGAGGGGGGTGTATCCACTACCCAGGGTGGCTTTATTCCCGGCGACATCGTGCTGTGGGCGACAGGCGCAGTGGGCCACAACTGGCTTTATGACACCCAACTGCCGCTGGATACTCAGGGGTTTATTCAAGTAGAAAAGACGCTGGAAGTCGTGGGTCAAGCAGGCATTTTCGCGGCGGGCGACTGCGCAGCGTTAGATCCACCCCTGCCCAACGCGGGAGTTTATGCTGTACGCATGGGGCCGCACTTGGCGGACAACCTGCGCAGGGCCTGCCACCGCGAAGCGCTGGCGACCTGGCGACCACCCAAACGCGTACTGGCATTGATCGGCACCGGCGATGGTCACGCGATCGCCAGCCGAGGTGCCCTCGGCTTTTCAGGCAGGTGGGTGTGGGAATGGAAAAAGCGGATTGATGCGCGCTTTATCGCCCGCTTCAACCCGCCTTTTGAGGACTAA